From the Chitinolyticbacter meiyuanensis genome, one window contains:
- a CDS encoding amino acid ABC transporter ATP-binding protein, with amino-acid sequence MIRFTKVNKWYGREHHVLKNIDLEVKTGEVVVVCGPSGSGKSTLIRTINQLEPVEEGEIWIGDVQVNNPRTNINRVREHVGFVFQHFNLYPHLSVLDNITLAPIQVKKLSRAAAEERAIALLTKVGLAHKKDAYPANLSGGQQQRVAIARGLAMEPKVMLFDEPTSALDPEMIGEVLKVMQDLAESGMTMMVVTHEMGFAREVADRVLFLDHGEILEDTTPEAFFSNPRHDRARQFLKQVLAPMHG; translated from the coding sequence ATGATCCGCTTTACCAAGGTCAACAAGTGGTACGGCCGCGAGCACCATGTGCTCAAGAACATCGATCTCGAAGTGAAGACCGGCGAAGTCGTCGTTGTCTGCGGCCCCTCCGGCTCGGGCAAGTCCACACTGATCCGCACCATCAACCAGCTAGAACCGGTCGAGGAAGGCGAGATCTGGATCGGCGACGTGCAGGTGAACAATCCGCGCACCAACATCAATCGGGTGCGCGAGCACGTCGGCTTCGTATTCCAGCATTTCAATCTGTACCCGCACCTGTCAGTGTTGGACAACATCACGCTCGCCCCGATCCAGGTGAAGAAGCTGTCGCGTGCCGCCGCCGAGGAGCGCGCAATCGCGCTGTTGACCAAGGTAGGGCTCGCGCACAAGAAGGACGCCTATCCAGCCAACTTGTCCGGTGGCCAGCAACAGCGCGTCGCCATTGCCCGCGGCCTGGCGATGGAGCCCAAGGTGATGCTGTTCGACGAACCCACCAGCGCGCTCGACCCTGAAATGATCGGCGAAGTGCTGAAGGTGATGCAGGACCTCGCCGAATCGGGCATGACCATGATGGTGGTTACCCATGAGATGGGCTTTGCCCGCGAAGTAGCCGATCGGGTGCTGTTCCTCGACCACGGCGAAATCCTCGAGGACACCACGCCCGAAGCCTTCTTCAGCAACCCACGGCACGACCGGGCCCGGCAGTTCCTCAAGCAAGTGCTGGCGCCAATGCACGGATGA
- a CDS encoding peptidylprolyl isomerase, with translation MKVSSLLLPFLLAATLGGTIAHAEVRTVDRVVAVVNRGVITEGELDARIASVKKNLQGKDVKLPPEEVLRQQVLERIVLEQVQLQYAASVGIRVDDAQLERGIARIAEQNKLSLPEFRAKLQASGLTWKAFREDIRNEITMSRLREREVDNKVQVTDAEVDDYLKLNAGKTDQQYQLSQILVAVPENANPDQIQTRRARIVAARQELADGKAFAGVAAQYSDAKEATSGGSLGWRSAGSLPPAFLELLQDMKPGQLTDIVRSPMGFHLFRLDDKRTDDKRQVVQQTHARHILIKTNELVSEADARQKLQQLRDRIVGGAKFDDIARAFSEDTSAASGGDLGWINPGETVPEFEQAINTLKPGELSNLVRSPFGVHLIQVIARRNQDVTEERERFQARMDIKQRKAEEAYDDWLRQARDRAYVDVRLKDE, from the coding sequence ATGAAAGTGTCCTCCCTGTTGCTTCCCTTCCTGCTCGCCGCCACGCTAGGCGGCACGATCGCCCACGCAGAAGTGCGGACCGTCGACCGTGTCGTTGCCGTGGTCAATCGCGGCGTCATCACCGAGGGTGAACTCGATGCACGCATCGCCTCGGTGAAAAAGAATCTGCAGGGCAAGGATGTAAAGCTTCCGCCCGAAGAAGTGCTGCGCCAACAGGTACTCGAACGCATCGTCTTGGAGCAGGTGCAACTGCAATATGCTGCGTCGGTCGGCATCCGGGTCGATGATGCCCAGCTGGAACGCGGTATCGCGCGCATCGCTGAACAGAACAAATTGTCACTGCCGGAATTCCGCGCCAAGTTGCAGGCATCCGGCCTGACCTGGAAGGCTTTCCGCGAAGACATCCGCAACGAAATTACCATGAGCCGCTTGCGCGAACGCGAGGTCGACAACAAGGTTCAGGTGACCGACGCCGAAGTTGATGACTATCTCAAGCTCAATGCCGGCAAGACCGATCAGCAATACCAGCTCTCGCAAATCCTTGTCGCAGTACCGGAAAACGCCAATCCGGACCAGATCCAGACACGCCGCGCGCGCATCGTCGCAGCCCGGCAGGAGCTTGCCGACGGCAAGGCCTTCGCCGGTGTCGCGGCACAATATTCCGATGCCAAGGAAGCCACCAGCGGCGGTTCGCTCGGCTGGCGCTCGGCTGGCAGCCTGCCACCTGCCTTCCTCGAGCTGTTGCAGGACATGAAGCCCGGTCAGCTCACCGACATCGTTCGCAGCCCGATGGGCTTTCATCTGTTCCGCCTTGACGATAAACGCACCGATGACAAACGCCAAGTGGTGCAACAGACCCATGCCCGCCACATCCTGATCAAGACCAACGAATTGGTGTCCGAGGCCGATGCCCGCCAGAAGCTCCAACAGCTGCGTGATCGAATCGTCGGCGGTGCCAAATTCGATGACATCGCCCGTGCATTCTCCGAAGACACCAGTGCCGCCAGTGGCGGTGATCTCGGCTGGATCAACCCGGGTGAGACCGTTCCCGAATTCGAGCAGGCAATCAACACCCTGAAGCCCGGCGAACTCAGCAATCTCGTCCGCTCGCCATTCGGTGTGCACCTGATCCAGGTGATTGCACGCCGGAACCAGGACGTGACCGAAGAACGCGAGCGCTTCCAGGCACGTATGGACATCAAGCAGCGCAAGGCCGAGGAAGCCTACGACGACTGGCTACGTCAGGCCCGCGACCGCGCCTACGTCGACGTCCGTCTCAAGGATGAGTGA
- a CDS encoding amino acid ABC transporter permease encodes MDFSPIVPALPSLWEGMLLTLKLLVLAVLGGVALGTLLALARLSHNKTLSFLAGFYVNYFRSIPLLLVITWFYFVVPFIIGWVTGTNQPIGAFTSCLVAFMMFEAAYYCEIVRAGIQSISRGQVNAAYALGMTYSQTMRLVILPQAFRKMTPLLLQQSIILFQDTSLVYAVGLMDFLNSARSQGDITGNLHEFLLVAGLVYFIISFSASTLVKRLQKRLTV; translated from the coding sequence ATGGACTTCTCCCCTATCGTTCCCGCCCTGCCTTCGCTGTGGGAGGGCATGCTGCTGACACTGAAGCTGCTGGTGTTGGCCGTGCTCGGTGGCGTGGCGCTCGGCACCTTGCTGGCGCTGGCGCGGCTGTCGCACAACAAGACGCTGAGTTTTCTTGCCGGCTTCTACGTCAACTACTTCCGCTCCATCCCGCTGCTGCTGGTCATCACCTGGTTCTATTTCGTGGTGCCCTTCATCATCGGCTGGGTCACCGGCACCAACCAGCCGATCGGCGCCTTCACGTCCTGCCTCGTCGCCTTCATGATGTTCGAGGCGGCCTACTACTGCGAGATCGTACGCGCCGGTATCCAGTCGATCTCGCGCGGCCAAGTCAATGCGGCCTACGCGCTTGGCATGACCTACAGCCAGACGATGCGCCTCGTGATCCTGCCGCAGGCGTTCCGCAAGATGACGCCGCTACTGCTGCAGCAATCCATCATCCTGTTCCAGGACACCTCGCTGGTCTATGCCGTGGGCCTGATGGACTTCCTCAACAGTGCCCGCTCGCAAGGCGACATCACCGGCAACCTGCATGAGTTCCTGTTGGTGGCCGGCCTCGTTTACTTCATCATCAGTTTCAGCGCCTCGACCCTGGTCAAGCGCCTGCAAAAGAGGTTGACCGTATGA
- the rsmA gene encoding 16S rRNA (adenine(1518)-N(6)/adenine(1519)-N(6))-dimethyltransferase RsmA, whose amino-acid sequence MSHIPRKRFGQNFLQDQGVIGAIVSAVSPQPGDVLVEIGPGLAALTGPLLAQTGRLHAVEIDRDIVAHLATRFGDELTVHNVDAMKFDFGQLADDIAPGGQLRLVGNLPYNISTPLLFHLANFADRIADMHFMLQKEVVDRMVAEPSTTDYGRLSVMLQLRFHMERVLDVPPESFYPPPKVDSSVVRMVPWPTPRYPVLDLPLLEDLVVKAFGQRRKTLRNNLKGIVDDALFAELGIDPGLRPENLEVAQFVAIANALARR is encoded by the coding sequence ATGTCGCATATCCCCCGCAAGCGTTTCGGCCAGAACTTCCTGCAGGACCAGGGCGTGATCGGTGCCATCGTCAGCGCCGTCTCACCGCAACCAGGTGACGTGCTGGTCGAGATCGGCCCAGGTCTCGCTGCGCTGACCGGCCCGCTGCTGGCCCAGACCGGTCGCCTGCACGCGGTGGAGATCGATCGCGATATCGTCGCGCATCTGGCAACCCGCTTCGGCGACGAACTCACCGTGCACAACGTCGACGCGATGAAGTTCGACTTCGGCCAGCTCGCCGACGACATCGCGCCGGGAGGGCAACTGCGCCTCGTCGGCAACCTGCCGTACAACATCTCGACACCGCTGCTGTTCCACCTCGCCAACTTCGCCGACCGCATTGCCGACATGCACTTCATGCTGCAAAAGGAAGTGGTCGACCGCATGGTGGCCGAGCCATCGACCACCGACTACGGCCGGCTTTCGGTGATGCTGCAGCTGCGCTTTCATATGGAGCGGGTACTCGACGTGCCGCCAGAGTCGTTCTACCCACCGCCCAAGGTCGATTCCAGCGTGGTACGCATGGTGCCGTGGCCCACGCCACGCTATCCGGTACTCGACCTGCCGCTGCTGGAAGACCTGGTGGTCAAGGCCTTCGGTCAGCGCCGCAAGACACTGCGCAACAACCTCAAGGGCATCGTCGACGACGCGCTGTTTGCCGAACTCGGCATCGACCCTGGCCTACGCCCGGAAAACCTTGAAGTGGCCCAGTTCGTCGCCATCGCCAACGCACTGGCCCGTCGCTGA
- a CDS encoding glutamate/aspartate ABC transporter substrate-binding protein has translation MKKLLQLSLAVSALFAAGAHAEELSGTLKKIKDSGVIVVGHRDSSIPFSYLDNQKPIGYSMDLANKIVENVKKELKMPNLQVRYNLVTSQTRIPLVQNGTVDFECGSTTNNLERQKQVSFSVGIFEIGTRLLTKKTSGVKDFADLSGKNVVTTAGTTSERLIKSMNAEKKLDMNIISAKDHGESFLMLESGRAVAFMMDDALLAGEMAKAKKPDDWAIVGKPQSYEIYGCSMRKDDPQFKKVVDDALKTAFKSSEMNAIYKRWFESPIPPKGLNMKFPMSPELKELLANPTDKSAEQM, from the coding sequence ATGAAAAAACTGCTGCAACTCAGCCTCGCCGTTTCCGCCCTCTTCGCTGCTGGCGCCCACGCCGAAGAACTGAGCGGTACGCTGAAGAAGATCAAGGACAGCGGCGTCATCGTCGTCGGCCATCGCGATTCCTCCATTCCCTTTTCCTATCTCGACAACCAGAAGCCCATCGGCTACTCGATGGACCTTGCCAACAAGATCGTCGAGAACGTGAAGAAAGAACTGAAGATGCCCAACCTGCAGGTGCGCTACAACCTGGTCACCTCGCAGACCCGCATCCCCTTGGTGCAGAACGGCACCGTGGACTTCGAGTGCGGCTCGACCACCAACAACCTGGAACGCCAAAAGCAGGTGTCGTTCTCAGTCGGCATCTTCGAGATCGGCACACGCCTGTTGACCAAGAAGACTTCCGGCGTGAAGGACTTCGCCGATCTTTCAGGCAAGAATGTCGTCACCACTGCCGGCACCACCTCGGAGCGCCTGATCAAGTCCATGAACGCCGAGAAGAAGCTGGACATGAACATCATCAGTGCCAAGGATCACGGCGAATCGTTCCTGATGCTGGAATCGGGCCGCGCCGTCGCCTTCATGATGGACGATGCGCTGCTGGCCGGCGAAATGGCCAAGGCCAAGAAGCCGGATGACTGGGCCATCGTCGGCAAGCCGCAATCGTATGAAATCTATGGCTGCAGCATGCGCAAGGACGATCCGCAGTTCAAGAAGGTGGTCGACGACGCACTCAAGACCGCGTTCAAGTCGTCCGAGATGAACGCCATCTACAAGCGCTGGTTCGAAAGCCCGATCCCACCCAAGGGCCTGAACATGAAGTTCCCGATGAGCCCGGAACTGAAGGAACTGCTGGCCAACCCGACCGACAAGTCGGCCGAGCAGATGTAA
- a CDS encoding amino acid ABC transporter ATP-binding protein, translating to MISIDNVSKWYGDFQVLTDCSTTVQKGEVVVVCGPSGSGKSTLIKCVNGLEPFQAGKILVDGTSVGDTKTDLPKLRSRVGMVFQHFELFPHLSITDNLTLAQVKVLGRKPEEAKKKGLALLDRVGLSAQAAKFPGQLSGGQQQRVAIARALAMDPIAMLFDEPTSALDPEMINEVLDVMVELAQEGMTMMVVTHEMGFARKVADRVIFMDRGAIVEDAKKDEFFGSPRSERAQAFLSKILAH from the coding sequence ATGATCTCGATCGACAACGTCAGCAAGTGGTATGGCGATTTCCAGGTACTGACCGATTGCAGCACCACCGTGCAGAAGGGCGAAGTGGTCGTGGTCTGCGGGCCGTCGGGCTCGGGCAAATCCACGCTGATCAAGTGCGTCAACGGGCTGGAGCCATTCCAAGCAGGCAAGATTCTGGTCGATGGCACCTCCGTCGGCGATACCAAGACCGACCTGCCCAAGCTGCGATCGCGCGTCGGCATGGTGTTCCAGCACTTCGAGCTGTTTCCACACCTCTCGATCACCGACAACCTGACGCTGGCACAGGTCAAGGTGCTGGGCCGCAAACCGGAAGAGGCAAAGAAGAAGGGCCTCGCGCTGCTCGACCGTGTCGGCCTCTCGGCTCAAGCAGCCAAGTTCCCCGGCCAGCTCTCGGGCGGACAACAGCAGCGCGTCGCGATTGCCCGTGCGCTGGCCATGGACCCGATCGCCATGCTGTTCGATGAACCGACCTCGGCACTCGATCCCGAGATGATCAACGAGGTGCTCGACGTGATGGTCGAGCTTGCCCAGGAAGGCATGACCATGATGGTGGTCACCCACGAGATGGGTTTCGCCCGCAAGGTGGCCGACCGGGTGATCTTCATGGACCGTGGCGCCATCGTCGAGGATGCGAAGAAGGACGAGTTCTTCGGTAGCCCCCGAAGCGAGCGCGCCCAGGCCTTCCTGTCGAAAATCCTGGCACACTGA
- the pdxA gene encoding 4-hydroxythreonine-4-phosphate dehydrogenase PdxA, whose amino-acid sequence MRPVLALTTGESAGIGPEIAAQIAAAGHPARVVLLGDQELLRERAAAIGIHADWPVFDPARDDDIAVLHVPLAAPSLPGVLATANSAYVLRLLDIAVDGCIDGRFAAIVTAPIHKGVINDAGVANGFFFGHTEYLAARTDTKQVVMLLTGGDMRVALATTHLPLADVPAAITPESLSRTLRILDADLKQKFGIAEPAILVAGLNPHAGEAGHLGREELDVLIPTLEALRAEGLRLIGPLPADTLFNRKQLERGDAVLAMYHDQGLPVLKYASFGHGINVTLGLPLIRTSVDHGTALDLAGTGRADPGSLRAALDLAAELVARQRSVV is encoded by the coding sequence ATGCGCCCGGTCCTCGCGCTGACCACCGGTGAATCGGCCGGGATCGGCCCGGAAATCGCCGCGCAAATTGCGGCAGCCGGCCATCCGGCGCGGGTGGTCCTGCTCGGAGACCAGGAACTGTTGCGCGAGCGCGCCGCAGCCATCGGCATCCACGCCGACTGGCCTGTATTCGATCCAGCGCGCGATGACGACATCGCGGTGCTGCATGTGCCGCTGGCCGCGCCGTCGCTGCCGGGCGTGCTGGCGACTGCCAATTCGGCTTATGTGCTACGGCTGCTCGACATCGCCGTCGACGGCTGCATCGATGGCCGTTTCGCCGCCATCGTCACCGCGCCGATCCACAAGGGCGTGATCAACGACGCGGGCGTTGCCAACGGCTTCTTCTTCGGCCACACCGAGTATCTCGCCGCACGTACCGACACCAAGCAGGTGGTAATGCTACTCACTGGCGGCGACATGCGCGTCGCGCTCGCCACCACCCATCTCCCCCTGGCCGACGTACCGGCGGCGATCACGCCCGAATCGTTGTCGCGCACGCTGCGCATCCTCGATGCCGACCTGAAGCAGAAGTTCGGCATCGCCGAACCGGCCATCCTGGTCGCCGGACTCAACCCGCATGCCGGCGAAGCCGGCCACCTCGGGCGCGAAGAGCTCGATGTTCTTATCCCGACGCTGGAGGCCCTGCGTGCCGAAGGCCTGCGCCTGATCGGCCCATTGCCGGCCGACACGCTGTTCAACCGCAAGCAGCTGGAACGTGGTGACGCCGTGCTGGCCATGTACCACGACCAGGGTCTGCCGGTACTGAAGTACGCCAGCTTCGGCCACGGCATCAATGTCACGCTGGGGCTGCCGCTGATCCGCACCTCGGTCGACCATGGCACCGCGCTTGATCTTGCCGGTACCGGCCGGGCCGATCCGGGCAGCCTGCGCGCCGCGCTCGATCTCGCCGCTGAGCTGGTTGCCCGCCAGCGCAGCGTCGTCTGA
- a CDS encoding amino acid ABC transporter permease gives MNYNWDWSVFFKSTGIGEEIYLDWFITGLGWTVALALSAWVIALLLGSLLGVMRTLPGRYAARIAGAYVELFRNVPLLVQLFVWYFIVPDWLPEPLETWFKQDLNPSTSAFISVTICLGLFTAARVCEQVRTGIQALPRGQAMAAYALGLRPPQVYRQVLLPQAFRIIIPPLTSEFLNVFKNSSVASLIGLMELLAQTKQTAEFTANLFEAFTLATLIYFTLNMGLMLFMRWVEKKVRVPGLIALGGK, from the coding sequence ATGAATTACAACTGGGACTGGAGCGTCTTCTTCAAGTCCACCGGCATCGGCGAGGAAATCTACCTCGACTGGTTCATCACCGGCCTAGGTTGGACCGTCGCGCTGGCACTGTCAGCGTGGGTGATCGCGCTCCTGCTCGGCAGCCTGCTCGGCGTGATGCGCACGCTACCTGGGCGATACGCCGCCCGTATCGCTGGTGCCTACGTCGAACTGTTCCGCAATGTGCCACTGCTGGTGCAACTGTTCGTCTGGTACTTCATCGTGCCGGACTGGCTGCCCGAACCGCTGGAAACGTGGTTCAAGCAGGATCTCAATCCATCCACCAGTGCCTTCATCAGCGTCACCATCTGTCTCGGCCTCTTTACCGCCGCGCGGGTGTGCGAGCAGGTGCGCACCGGCATCCAGGCGCTGCCGCGCGGTCAGGCCATGGCAGCCTATGCTCTGGGCCTGCGCCCGCCCCAGGTCTACCGCCAAGTGCTGCTGCCACAGGCCTTCCGCATCATCATCCCGCCGCTCACCAGCGAATTCCTCAATGTATTCAAGAACTCGTCGGTCGCATCGTTGATCGGCCTGATGGAGCTCCTGGCGCAGACCAAGCAAACAGCCGAGTTCACCGCCAACCTGTTCGAAGCCTTCACTCTTGCCACGCTGATCTACTTCACGCTCAACATGGGCTTGATGCTGTTCATGCGCTGGGTGGAGAAAAAGGTGCGCGTGCCGGGCCTGATCGCCCTGGGAGGTAAATAA